The sequence below is a genomic window from Bacteroidota bacterium.
ATGCACTTGCTGTATTGCTCTTTATCTGCACAGCAGCCCCTCCCGAAGCAGGATTGATATCTAACAACGTGGCAGGTGAGTTTGTGCCAATTCCTACTCGGCCTTGATTGCTAATAACCATGCGCTGCGTGTTACTAGTTCGAAATTTTAAGGCACGACTGTCGGTAGTACCAATAAAGTTATTTATGGTATCGGTGCCTGCGTTACCAGTAAGCGACCATTGGGCATTTGCTTGAGTGCCAAGCATTGCAATTGCTACCAATGGCAGCAGGTTTAGAATTCTTTTCATCATAATTTTAGCTATTAATTGGTTAATGATGCGTCAAAAGTATACTTTCGGGGAGGCGATAGCAATCCCGTAAAAAGGTGATTTTTGATTATCTCCTAAAAACAGGATTTTTTGTTTTATGTACTTTTTTAATTGGATACGAATTACTTTTGGCGCTAATGAAAAACTTTATAAAGTATAGTTTAATTTTTTGTGCCCATTTTATTGGCGTGTTTCATGTTGTTGCACAATCTACAGAGAAGGACTCCCTTTTAACTTTTATTACTACAAACGAAAAGACAAATATCATAGAAGCATTAAATGCCCGGATTGTACTTGCAAGTATTTGTATCAAAAGCTCCGATACGGTTTTGGCGTCAAGGTTATTGCGTGAGAGTATGATTATCAGTAAAGAGAAAAATAATTATTTCTATTTAAGCAGTACGCTGATAACATGGTCTAGCTATTTTTTAAGCATTGGAAATTACGATGCTTCAGATAGTTGTGCAAATGAGGCACTCCGACACCTTCAAGAATGCAGTACAGACGATTGCTTTTATAACAAGGTGAATGCGTTGAGCAATCTATCGGTCGGTAAAGAGCAAAAGGGCTATATAGTATCTTCTATCGACCTCAAACTAAAAGCGCTTGATATTGCAGAGAAACTTACTCATGTTCAAAAAAATAAAACTCTCACATTATTATATAGCGGCCTGGCATCTTTGTTTGCCAATCAGGGACAATATAAAAAGGCAGCATATTATGATAATAAATGTGTGCAAGCACAACTTAGCTTGGGCATTAGAAATCTTAACCTAGGCGATGCATATGTTTATTTAGCTGACGATTATATGTGTGCTGGTTTCACTGATAGTGCCGCACAAATTTTACATGGTATAAAACCCCTGGTCGATTCTTTGAACATACCTAAAATGTATGCACGTTATTATGCATATAGTGCCAAGTTAAATTACTTACAAAAAAATTATTTGCAAGCAATAGACGATGGAGTTAAGGGCCGCGATTATGCATTACAATCGCGCAGCAGCAAGACCTGCATGGTTGCGCTGCTTGCAGCCGGGCGTTCTTATATTGCTTTGCAACAGCCCCAAAAGGCTATGCCATTGTTGAGTGAAGATTTGCAAATTGCACGAGCGGTACAATCGTTACGTGAGCAAAGTTTTGCTCTAAAAGAATTGGCAATTGCAAGTATGCAATTGCAAAAACCAGCTGAGGCTTATGAATATTTACTACAATTTGAAGTAATTAAAGACAGCATTCAGGCCAGGAACGAAATGATAAGGCTTAATGAAATTGAAACTCAATATCAGGCAGAAAGGAGGGCAAAGGCAATACAACTTCTCGAAACAGAAAAGTTACTACAAGCGGCTTCTTATAAGCAAAAGACAACTCGATTATATGTTTTAGTTGGATGCCTTCTTGTTGTAGTCTTAATAGGTATTTTAGTTTTTAGAAACTATAGACAAAAACAAATTATACAAACAAAAAAAATAAAGGAACTAGAACAAAAAAAACAAATGGATGCGGTAAGCAACATGATATTGGGGCAAGAAACTGAGCGCAATAGAATGGCCAAAGACCTTCATGATGGAATAGGAGGAATGCTAAGCGGAGTAAAATTAAATTTATCAGCAATGAAAGGAAACATGATTATCCATGAACAAGCTGCAAACTTGTTTACAAAATCTATCGCACAGTTGGATAGTGCGATTAGAGAAATGCGAAGAGTAGCACACAATATGATGCCCGAAGCATTATTGCAATTGGGATTGGCCGAAGCAATTCATGATTATTGCCAGGGCATTAACGAAAGTAAGTTGATAGAAATACAATTTGTGAATTTGTGTTCGAATCTATCATTGGAGAAATCGTTAGAAATAGTTCTGTATCGCATTGTGCAAGAGTTAACAAATAATGCCATTAAACATGCGGAAGCAAAAAACCTTTTTATTCAAATTTCGTGTAACGAAAATATTTTGAATCTCACAATTGAAGATGATGGCAACGGATTTGAAGTTTCTTCCTTCACTTCGTTACCGGGCAACGGTTCCGGGTTGCTCAATGTACAATCGAGAGTTGATTATGTGAAAGGGAAGATGGAAATCGTTTCAAAACCAAACAAGGGAACCAGTGTTATGATTGAAATACCTATTAATGAGAAGTAAGACACAATGATAAATATAATGGTGGTTGACGACCATGAAATGGTACTAGAAGGAATGCGAAATATGCTCGCAAGAATTAGCAATGTAAGTTTAGTGGCCACTGCATCCAATGCCATAGATGCAATTGCCGTTTTAAAATGCAATCAGGTACAGGTTGCTTTTGTGGATATTAATTTGCCCGATATTAGTGGAATAGAGCTGTGTAGGAAAATAAAAAAGGAATTTGCATCCATACATGTGATAGCACTTAGCTCGTTTGCACAGCGTAGTTATGTATCGCAAATGATAGCAAATGGTGCATCGGGGTATTTGATTAAAAGTGCAGGTAAGGAAGAAATTGAAGAGGCCATTGAAGCTGTTTTGAAAAATAAAATATACATAAGCAAGCAGATTGGTGCCGGATATTTATCCCCTGTTTCGGACGCGATACCTACACTAACCAGACGCGAGAAGGAAGTTTTACTATACATTTCGCAAGGGTTGACCAATAAGGATATAGCGGAGAAAATATTTGTAAGCCAAAGCACCGTTGATAGTCATCGTAAAAATTTGCTTGCAAAATTTAATGTGCAAAATACCGCTTCGCTTATTACTATTGCAGTAAAGTTAGGGGTGTTAACTTAATGTAACCCCAAAAGTAGTTGACTTCATTTTTAAAGAATGTTTTCAAAGTGTTTATTGAAATTTACACTAGCCAATGACTTAATACTTGGCAAAGCTTGTTTTTAGGCGTCATTAATTACATTACTTTCTTCCGTATTGTTGAATTGCTTTTTTTACTTTCGCAGAAAAATGATACACCATTTGAGCAACAAATTTGTATAATGAGAATCTCCAACTTGATTGTATTTTCTGTTATTGTCTTAACCACCTCATTTGCTTTTGCTCAAACCAAACAAGTGCAAATTAATTTTGTGCCAACTTTAGGTAAGGATAAAATACAATTAACAGAGATACCACAAGTGTTGCGCAGCAAAGACCAATTGCAAGTTGAAGTTTTAAAATATTATGTTGCAAATATTACGTTTAGGCATAAAGGGAATTTGGTTTTTGAAGAGAAAAATAGTGTACACTTAATAGATGCCAAGGCCGTAGGCGCATCAACAATCAAGGTAACAATGCTTGATACAATAAGGTATGATCAAATAAATTTCAACCTTGGTATAGATAGCATAACCAATGTAGCGGGAGCATTGGGTGGCGATTTAGATCCTACCAATGGTATGTATTGGACTTGGCAAAGTGGATACATTAATTTTAAACTCGAGGGAAAAAGTTTACTAAGCGTATATAAGAATGGCGAGTTTCAGTTGCATATTGGAGGATATTTAAAACCGGCTAATGCACTACAACCTGTAAGTTTGGATGTCAATTGCAAGCAAGTATTGAATGTTGGTTTTGATATAGGAACATTTATAAATGCGATAGACATTGCAACTCAACATCACATCATGTCTCCTTCTCCTGTGGCAGTGCAGTTGGCTCAAGCAGCAGCAAGATCTTTTAATGTAATAGCAGAATGAAATTGAATCTTTTTTTTCTGTTACTTATAGTTGCTTTTTGTTGTGCCTTTCAATTCGCTAAGGATAGTTTGTTTCAAGTGCCTCCCCATTTTCCGAAACCTGTATATAATTTTGTAAATAATGCATTAACCAAAGAGCGAATATTTTTGGGACGTGTATTGTTTTATGATCCTATTTTATCGCGCAACAATACCATATCATGTGCAAGTTGCCACTCACCATATTCTGCCTTTGCCCATGTAGATCATGCATTAAGTCATGGCATTGATGATAAGATAGGAATACGCAATGCGCCTGCATTGTTTAATCTTGCATGGCATGATAAATTTATGCGCGATGGTGCAATCAATCATTTGGATATGCAAGCACTTGCACCAATTAGCAATGCAAGCGAAATGGATGAAAACATTAGTAATGTGGTGGATAAGTTGCAAACAAGCGCATTCTACCGCTCTTTGTTTTTCGATGCTTATGGCGATTCGATGGTTACTGGCGAGCTAACCTTAAAAGCTATTTCTCAATTTATGCTCACACTTGTATCGGCTAATGCTAAGTATGATAGTGTCATGCTTGGTAAAAGTAATTTTACTAGTCAGGAAAAAAGTGGTTACGATATATTTAGAAATAATTGCAACAGTTGCCATACCGAACCTTTGTTCACAAACAACCAACTGATGCGTAATGGCTTACCCATTGATTCGTTGTTGAATGATTATGGAAGATACACGATTACAAAACTAAATGCAGATTCTTTAAAATTTAAAGTACCTAGTTTAAGAAATATTGAGTTTACATTTCCTTATATGCATGATGGACGTTTCAAAAAATTAAATGATGTAATTAATCATTATGTAACCACCGGTAGTAATAAAAATGATTTCGAGTCGGCATTAAACCATCCCATCCAATTAACATCTGACCAGAAGGTAGATTTAATTGCATTTTTACTAACTTTAAGCGATAAGCAATTTTTAATAGATAGCTCATACCATTTCCCCAGGGAAATATTAAATAAAATGAATAAATAGATAAAAAATAAATTACCATGATGAGAAAATTGAATTTATTAATTGCAATGTTTGCCATTGTAACCGTATGCAAAGCGCAGTTAAGCCCGGCCATAACAAGTTGGCTGCAAAACACTACACAAACGGGCACCTACTATATGGCAGGGAATAGTATTGCACAATCAAATGGAATTTTAGTAAACTGTCAGTTAGTTGAATACTCTGCTAATAATGTTTATATACATACTACAGGTGTGCCGGCCTATCCAACAGGCCCATTTTTAGATGGCAACCCTTCGGTTGCAAGTAATCAGAATGCAATTTTCAAATTTCCGTTAGCTCCTGTGCAAAATACAGGGCAACCAAACCCAACCACACCGGGTAATATTGGTGTATTAATTAATGGTGTAGCCATGTTTGACTATCGGGATGGCGTGGCATGGAATCCCAATTCCAGCGCACTATGTGGAGGGCCCGGTAATCCTCCCTGTCCAGGTGGAATGGGAGTAGTAATGGATTGGAACAGAGATGCTGTGCCTGCAGAGATGGATGGCTTCGATTGTTCGAAAGCGCATCCTGCCATGGGCAATTATCATCATCATCAAAATCCTTCGGCCTTCAAGTGGGATATTAATATTTTATCTACCGTATGTAATTTATATGATGCGGATGGTTTATACTCAATAAACAGTGCAATGCACTCGCCTCTTATTGGTTTTGCGTATGATGGGTTTCCAATTTATGGAGCTTATGGTTATAAAAATGCAAATGGTACAGGTGGCATAGAGCGCATACGCTCTGGTTATCAATTGCGCAATATTACTGTACGTAATATCGACCCCAATGGCAATACTGTTTCGGCCGGACCCAATGTTAGTGCCACGTATCCACTTGGTTATTTTAAAGAAGATTATGAGTTCATAGCACATCCTAATCAAGAAGAATATTTAGACACACACAATGGTAGGTTTTGTATTACTCCTGAATATCCTTTGGGCACGTACTGTTATTTTGCTACCGTAGATTCAAATTGGAATTCGGCATATCCATATTTTGTAGGCCCTACATTTTATGGGGTACATGCCAATAGAAAGGTAACTGTCGTAAACGAACTAACCACCGTTTATTCACCAACAATAGGTATTAAGGATGACGATGAAAATAAATTGATGGTACGAGTATCGCCAAATCCTTCAAGCGAATTTATTGTGATACAAGTAATAGGATTAAATCGCGAAGCATTGCAGGTAGCATTATATGATGCAAGTGGAAAATTAATTTCAACAAGTAGCATCAATGCAGGTGCAACCAATACATTTATTGATGCAAGAACAATATATGCCGGCAACTATATTGTTAAAGTAACCGGACAACGCAGTAGTGTTTCGCAACAAATTACGATTGTAAAGTAAAGTAGTGAAATGGATTCATAAATCACATCTTCACCACCCGCTTCACACCAACCAAATTCTCACAATCAAATAGTCTGAGTAAATAATTTAGCCATCGCGCACCCCCGGCCCCTGAAGGGGAGCCTTCCGCACGGTTTTGCACAAGCTTATCTTTTGAATTATCATTTTTAACTTCTTATTTCATCTTCACCGCCCGCTTTACACCAAGTAAATTATTTTCATCAAACAGCTTCAACAAATAATTTCCTGCACTCAATCCTTGCAGATTAATTTGTGTGTTGGTTGCATTTAGTTTTTGAGTTAGCAATTCCTTTCCCAGCATATCGTGCAATGCAATTATACAATTGCTACTTGCCAAATTTGTTGTGATGGTGATAAAATCATTGGTGGGATTTGGGGCTACCATGAAATAAATATTGCCCTCTAATAAATTTACTCCCAGGCAATTGTCAACCCACACACTATCCGTTGCAGCATTGCTGCAACTGTTACTATCCAAATATACGTAGTAAAAGTAATTCCAACCTGTGGCAACAGCACTTGGGTCAAAGGTGAGGCCGGTGAGGCCGTTGCCTGTGAGGGTGCCACCGAGCGGGTTTGGTGGGTTTATAGTTTGTAAGCCGGCATTTTTACAAAGTGTGTCCATCGCAAATGCATTGAATATAATTTGCGGATTAGGATTTACTATCGCCAAAATTACATCACTTCCCATGCAACCATTCGCATCGGTTACTGTAACTGTATACGTTGCACTGCTGTTTGTAAACATGGTTTGAGTGCTTGTACCGTTGTTCCACAAATAATTTGTAAAACCTGCACCGCCATCTAACACCAAACTTGCACAAGCTATGGTGTCGTTGCCAAGATTTACCACCGGTAAGGCATTTATTGTCAGATTATAAAAAGTAGTATCGCTGAATGGCGGCACCAAATTTGTCCGGATAAGTTGAGCTGTATAGTTTCCGGTGGACGTGTAAACATGCGAGGTTGTTGCCGAATACGATACATTGAGTGGCCCGGATGCGGGGTCATCAAAATTCCACTCAAATGAAACATAGTTTATGGAATCATTTGCACTAAAGTTCGTGGCATCGCCAAAGCAAAACTTTTCGATACCAATAGAACGATAAGCACTTTGGTTCAAATTAGGAAGACCATATTGACATAATTTTCCTAGTAGATATATTCCACTATCTACATAATTGCAACCAAACCCAACAATGTTTGGGTTGTTCACCACAGACAACCAATCGCTAGTATTGTGAGCGATATATATTTTGCCATTGGGTGCAAGTTGTATGCCCCCTAAAGAGAAACCCCCCATGGTTGTTGCAGGTATATCAATTCGCGAGGCGTTTATAGTAACCGAATTGCCAGAGGATAAATCCCACTGAAAAAGTTTGACAAAATTTGATGACGAGCCATATAACACATGACCATTTGGCGAAAACTCCACTCCATAAGCTCCTTCGTTAGAGCCTGTAGAATTTAACGTTATTGGATTTGTAAGTATTCCTGTCAACGAATCGAAATCAAAAACATAAAAAAAATCGGGTTCATATACAGCCATTGCAACACGATTACCCTGAGGAGAAAATTTTAAATAACCTAGACTATTTAAATTAGCAGTATTGAATACTGGGCCAACATTCGATATTACAGGAACAGGATTCAATCCGGCAGCTGTAAGCAAATAAGCTACAAATTCATTTCCGATGCTTGCATGCGATAATATCCATATATCAGTGCCATTGCCATGAGTAATTGCATTAATCCGCTCTGTGGTAGGAGTGTAGAGAATCTGATTTTTTAAAATGACACTCCCCAAACCACCATTGGAGCTCATATCAACAATATTATATTGAAATCCTGTAACATAGTTTTCTGGACCTGCAGTGAAAATATAGTACATTGTATTCGAGCCCCCGGCTTCTTCACTATACATGCCGATTGTGTGGTGGTTTCATCACCTTCAAGTCCGGTGCCATTTGCCATGGGCACATGGTTTTTATTCCATACGGTATATCCATTGGTGTAAAAAAGAATATTTCCATTGTCATCGGATATACTGCTGCAGCCTTCTAACTGGTCCATAGCGCTATTTGTAATTGCAACTGACGCACCGTCATTAAAATCGAGACCAGCCTTGTTACCAAAATACCATGTATTTGCATATTTCTGTGCATGTATTATTTGACAGGTCGACAAACAAATTATTGCGAGTAAGCGTAGGTGTTTTTTCATATTAAATCAGGTGTTGTGCATACTAAAATAAAATAACGATTTCTTTATTCCAAAAGTAATATATATTTCGATAGGTTTTCAATTTGATTTTGTTTTACATTTGTGGGAAGTTTTTTAAGTGCTATGCCAAAACTTTATGAATATCTCGGAATTGTTTTTTTGTTTTACAGCGATGAACACTTACCAGTTCATGTACACGCACAATATCAGGACTTTCAAAACAAATTAGCATTTATTTATGAAGATGGTGTTTTCGTAGGATTAAAAATTAAAAAAGTAAGAGGGTTTAAGGAGCTACCTTTAGCTCAGTTATCCGATGCGAAAATATTTTGTACAGTATATCAAAAGCAAATTTTAGAAAAGTGGAACGATTTCTTTATCTTGAAAAAGAAGATAAAATCTGAAAAAATAACAAAGAAAATAAAAGGAGTATGAAAATTATAAATATAATTGATGCCATATATAAAGAAGGTTATAAATTGCAATTAACCTTCAATGATAAGAAAGTACGGGTAGTGGATTTCGAGAAATTTTTAAAAACGAAGCCTCATCCTCAATACAATAAATACAATAAAATTAGCAACTTCAAGAAATTCAAAATTGAATGGGGTAATGTGGTATGGGGTAAGAATTGGGATTTGATTTTTCCGGTTGACCAATTATACCGTGGCAAAATCTTGTAAAAATTATTTCATTTAATAACATCCTTACTACTGAATTCAATTCTATTAAATTTCCTGTTTCAAATACTTTAGAGTAAATAATTTGCCATCGCTCACCCCTTCCCTAAAGGGCGCAGCCGCACGGTCTTGAACAGACATTTTTTTAGCACTTGCCTTTTTTAATTTGCCTTTTTGATTGCTTTTATTTTCCTATTTCACTCTCACCAATCGCTTCATCAACCCACACACTATCCGTTGCAGCATTGCTGCAACTGTTACTATCCATATATACGTAGTAAAAGTAATTCCAGCCTGTGGCAACTGCACTTGGGTCAAAAGTGAGACCGGTTAATCCATTGCCTGTAAGTGTGCCTCCAAGCGGGTTTGGCGGGTTTATGGTTTGTATGCCGGCATTTTTGCAAAGTGTGTCTATTACAAAAGCATTAAATATTATTTGTGGATTGGGATTTATGGTGGCCACAATTACATCATTCGCCTTGCATCCATTTGCATCTGTTACGGTAACAGTATACGCTGCACTGTTGGTGGCAATTATGGTTTGTGTGCTTGCGCCTGTGTTCCATAAATAATTTGTAAAACCTGTGCCGCCATCTAAAACCAAACCTGCACATGCTGTTGTATCGTTGCCAAGTGTGGGTTGCGGCAAATCGTTTACAGTTATGTTGTAGTATGTTTTCGATAAACAGTATTGCGTTTTTATTACCACTTTAATTATGTGTGTGCCAAGGCCAATATTAGAAATAGCAACCGAATCGCCATTTGCAGAAAGTACATTGTCTACATACCATTTTATATTGTTGTATGGATAATGCAATTCCATTGCAGCAAAGAGAGTATCGTTTTTACAAAGTGATGTTTTTGCAAACCAGGCATTGGCAATCAAATTATCGCAATCGGTCAATGTATCGGTTACGGTATTGGTTTGCACAGGAGGATTAAAATCAAAATAAATAAAACTTGTGTTGTTTACTGTTGTGCCAAGTGGCAAACTATCGTGCAACTTTATACTAAACTGCACATAGCCATGACTGTTGGGTTCGTCATTTGTGCTATCAGGCAAGTTGATATTTGGAAAATTGAAACGTAAATTATTTCCTATCAGTTGCACTTGCGGTTGGTGCGAATAAGCCAACAACTCAAACGTGCTTGCATCAAGCGCAGCATTAAGTGTATCCATCACATATATATGTTGTGCAGGTGCATTGCCTGTATTTTGAAATTGTATGGTGTAGGTGAGTTTACCATCGGCATTTTCTATTCTATCAATTGGATAAACCGATTGTGAATTTGGGTCATAACTATTTACAACTGTAAAGCAATGTGTGAGTGTGTTGTTTGCAGGAATGTTGTCGCCTATGGTTGGTGTTACATTTACCTCAAAACAAACTTGTTGGCCAAGTTGTGCAAGCGTATCCGTTTGCACTTGTATTTGAAAATCATTATCAAAATCAACCAAACCAAAATCTGCAATTGTGTACGTGAGGGTATCGCCATTTAAGGTTGGTGTGAGTGCGCCATTAACTGTGACTATATACGATGCCGGGCCGGTGATAATTATTTGCACCGCACCACTTGTGCCTGCGGCACAATGAAGGCCGTAATGATTGCTAATATCTCCGGCAAATATTTTTACATTAGCAAAGTTGGCAGGGCGGAAGATGCCGGAATCGCGCAACACGGTTTTTACACCTACATCAAAGCCGGGTTTACAGCCGAGAGCAAAATTATTATTTTCATTTTGCAGATTGTTACTTTCAATATACGCTGTATCGTAAAAAGTGGAAGGGCAAACCACTAAAAGTGCTAAATTAGTTGTATCAACTTCTATAGTATATAATCCTGTATCCGTATCAAAGGAATAAACTCCTTCAAAATTGGTGAAAGTGCTTTGCTCTATGAAACCATCAGAATACAAGTTCAATTTTATGTTTGAGTATTTTGGTTCGGGACCATTCGAAATGCAATTGGAATTTGTATCAGCATAAACGTTCCCACTTATATTCCAGTATGAGGGGCAACCATCAGAATTGAATATGTTGCAAAGTGGAAGTGTTGAAAGTGGTGGATTGCTATTTGTAACATTGCCATAATTGGGAATACATTGGATACCGGTATTAGTGAAATTAAAATCATAAATCGCATTTAGCTTAGGCAGGCAATACAAATTGGGGTTGTTATTGCAATATAAATAATACAACGAGTCGGGCAAAGCAGGCAGGCTTGTGAGTTGGTTGTTATCGCAATATAAATAAGTCAATGAATTTGGCAAGGTTGGCAGGCTTGTGAGTTGGTTGTTATAGCAATGTAAATCAGTCAAAGAATTTGGCAATGTTGGCAGGCTTGTTAATTGGTTGTTATAGCAATGTAAATCAGTCAAAGAATTTGGCAATGTTGGCAGGCTGGTTAATTGGTTGTTGCTGCAACCTAAATTAGTCAATGAATTTGGCAAGGTTGGCAGGCTTGTTAATTGGTTGTTATCGCAATATAAATAAGTCAATGAATTTGGCAATGTTGGCAGGCTTGTTAATTGATTGTCATAGCAATCTAAAAAAGTCAATGAATTTGGCAAGGTTGGCAGGTTTGTGAGTTGGTTGTGGCTGCAATATAAATATGTTAAAGAACTTGGCAAGGTTGGCAGACTTGTGAGTTGGTTGAAGAAGCAATCTAAATATGTCAAAGAATTTGGCAAGTTAGGCAGGCTTGTTAATTGGTTGTAAGAGCAATATAAATAAGTCAAATTATCAAAATATTGTATCCCAGTTAAATCACTTATATTTTTATTTGAAAAAATAACATTCGTAGCATTCACCACCGCCCCACAAGTAGTATCCATCATATTGCCATTCATGCAACCTGCGTAGCCGTTGTTATTTAACCATACTACAAAGTTGGTGTCGGGGATGGTTACGTATTGGGCTTGTGTTTTTTGCGTGGTGCAACATAAAAGTAAAATAAAAAGCGCAAAGCGGATGAATGATTTGGTGATGTTTTGTTGGCGTGTTAATCGCTTAATAGATTTGAAACCTACCGACACTTCGGTCGGCACAGGCTTGAAGGGGTTTGCGCGCGATAATTTTGTAAATGGTTGATTCATATTTTTTCAATTTTAAAAAGGGTAACGTTTTTTAAAGTGATGTAAATATATTTTTTTTTGGCAACAATCGTGCGAGAAAGTTTTTGGTTAAATGCCCATGGCATGGATGTTATTTTATGGCTCTAAACAAATTCGTTTTCTAATCTGTGAATCACGATTTTCCTTTTAAT
It includes:
- a CDS encoding leucine-rich repeat domain-containing protein codes for the protein MNQPFTKLSRANPFKPVPTEVSVGFKSIKRLTRQQNITKSFIRFALFILLLCCTTQKTQAQYVTIPDTNFVVWLNNNGYAGCMNGNMMDTTCGAVVNATNVIFSNKNISDLTGIQYFDNLTYLYCSYNQLTSLPNLPNSLTYLDCFFNQLTSLPTLPSSLTYLYCSHNQLTNLPTLPNSLTFLDCYDNQLTSLPTLPNSLTYLYCDNNQLTSLPTLPNSLTNLGCSNNQLTSLPTLPNSLTDLHCYNNQLTSLPTLPNSLTDLHCYNNQLTSLPTLPNSLTYLYCDNNQLTSLPALPDSLYYLYCNNNPNLYCLPKLNAIYDFNFTNTGIQCIPNYGNVTNSNPPLSTLPLCNIFNSDGCPSYWNISGNVYADTNSNCISNGPEPKYSNIKLNLYSDGFIEQSTFTNFEGVYSFDTDTGLYTIEVDTTNLALLVVCPSTFYDTAYIESNNLQNENNNFALGCKPGFDVGVKTVLRDSGIFRPANFANVKIFAGDISNHYGLHCAAGTSGAVQIIITGPASYIVTVNGALTPTLNGDTLTYTIADFGLVDFDNDFQIQVQTDTLAQLGQQVCFEVNVTPTIGDNIPANNTLTHCFTVVNSYDPNSQSVYPIDRIENADGKLTYTIQFQNTGNAPAQHIYVMDTLNAALDASTFELLAYSHQPQVQLIGNNLRFNFPNINLPDSTNDEPNSHGYVQFSIKLHDSLPLGTTVNNTSFIYFDFNPPVQTNTVTDTLTDCDNLIANAWFAKTSLCKNDTLFAAMELHYPYNNIKWYVDNVLSANGDSVAISNIGLGTHIIKVVIKTQYCLSKTYYNITVNDLPQPTLGNDTTACAGLVLDGGTGFTNYLWNTGASTQTIIATNSAAYTVTVTDANGCKANDVIVATINPNPQIIFNAFVIDTLCKNAGIQTINPPNPLGGTLTGNGLTGLTFDPSAVATGWNYFYYVYMDSNSCSNAATDSVWVDEAIGESEIGK